AACAATTGAAATATTTCTTAAAGTAATAAATGCACTGGATCCTATTCCTTTCTAAAAAAATATTAAGCTATCTGCTTAATCCGTTGACCATCATCTTAATATTACTGGCTTTTAGCGCTTTTCTGCTGTGGCAAAAGAAACATAAAAAGGCCGGTTTGTATCTCTTATTGCTGGGCTTGGTCGCTTTTATCTTTGCCAGTTACGGATTCATCGGAAACAGCCTGCTAAAGGGGTTGGAAAACAGGTATCCGCCGCTGCTGGATGTTTCCCAGGCTACCAGGGCCAAGTGGGTGGTGGTGCTAGGGGCGAGCATGACCAGCGACCCGAAAATTCCTTTGACTTCGCAGTTAAGCGAAGGCTCGGTCATTCGCGCCATAGAGGGGATCAGGATCTGGCGCCAGATGAAGGGCTCAAGACTTATTTTCTCCGGGGGCGCGGTCTTCCATGCCCAGTCCGAGGCCTATGGCATGGCCAGGTTGGCCCGGCAGTTGGGAGTACCGGATTCGGGGCTGCTCAGGGAAGATAAATCATTGGATACCGACGACCAGGCCCGATTGATTAAAGAAATAGTTAAAGGGGATACAATAATCCTGGTCACCTCGGCCGCCCACATGCTGCGCTCGGTATCTTTGTTCAAAAAGCAGGGGGTGGCATTGATCCCGGCGCCCACCCATTTTTTGATCAAGGACGCGCCAAAATTCAAACCTAACCGGTTGTTTCCCAATTCCGGCAACATCCAAGCGGCCGAGACCCTGTTCCACGAATACCTGGGCCTGGCCTGGTCTAAACTCAGAGGAAGGATATGATCTTAAGGCTCATAGATATTTTCATTCACTTGGATAAATACCTGACCGTCATCATCCAGAACTACGGGACCTGGACCTATCTGATGCTTTTCGCCGTCATCTTCTGCGAGACCGGGCTGGTGGTGCTGCCGTTCCTGCCGGGAGATTCCCTGATCTTCGCCGCCGGGACGTTGGCCGCGCTGGGAGCCCTGGACATCAAGTGGCTGATCATCCTGATGTGTTTGGCGGCGGTGGCCGGCGACACCGTCAACTATTGGATAGGCTACTGGGTGGGGCCGAAGATCTTTCAGAAGGAAAACGTCAAGTTCCTGAATAAAAAACATTTGATGGAGGCCCACGCCTTCTACGAGAAATACGGAGGGATCACCATCATCCTGGCCCGGTTCATGCCCTTCATCCGCACCTTTGCGCCCTTTGTGGCCGGAATCGGCACCATGTCCTATTGGCGCTTCATGAGCTACAATGTGGTCGGGGGCATAGCCTGGATCAACATCTTCGGGTGGATGGGCTATTATTTCGGCAACCTACCGTACCTCAAAAAGAATTTCAGCCTGGTGATCATCGCCATCGTGGTGATCTCGGTGATGCCGGCGGTGATCGAGTATTTCAGGCGCGGGCAAAAAACAAAAAATAACAAAACAGACCTGTGATATCAGCGCTCATCTCCATGCCTGTGCGTCTGCTTGTCTTGAAAAATATTTTTAGTTTAGGCCTAAATCTTCGCTCAAAAACCAACCTGGAAATAAATGAATTATCCCATCGTAGCCATCATCGGACGCCCCAACGTGGGAAAGTCCACCCTGTTCAACCGGATCCTTAAATCCAAGGCCGCCATCGTGGACGACATGCCCGGGGTGACCCGGGACCGCAATTACGCCATAGCCGACTGGAACGGGAAATATTTTTACCTGATAGACACCGGCGGACTGGTCCCGAACACCAGGGACCGGATGGAGATTTCCATCAAGCACCAGGTGGAGACGGCGGTGGAAGAGGCCGACCTGCTGCTGTTCCTGGTGGACCGCAAGACAGGGTTGACCGACGCCGACACCCAGATAGCCAAGATGGTCCGCAGGCAGAAAAAGCCGTTCATACTGGCGGTCAACAAGGTGGACAAGCTGAAGGACGAGGCCGAGTCCTATGAGTTCATGAAGCTAGGTCTGGGCGACCCTATCCTGATAGCGGCCGGACCGGGCCTGTCCATCGGCGACCTGCTGGACGAAGTGGTCAAGAATCTGCCGGAAAGGTCGGAGCCGGTCCTGGATAACCGGGCCATCAAGATGGCGGTGGTGGGCAAGCCCAATGTGGGGAAATCCTCGCTGGTCAACGCCATCGTGGGCCGGGAGCGGGTGATTGTGGACGAAGTGCCGGGCACCACCAGGGATTCCATCGACACTATCTTCAACTGGAACGGCCAGGAATTCGTTTTGATAGACACCGCCGGTTTAAGGCGCAAGACCAGCGCCCACGAGGACGTGGAGTTCTATACCCGCCTGCGCACCGAACGGGCGGTGGAACGCTGCCAGGTGGGGGTGCTGGTGCTGGACGGCTCCCAGGGACTGTCCCATCTGGACACCACTTTGGTGGCCATGCTGGAGGACTCCAACAAGGCACTGGTGGTGGTGATCAACAAATGGGACCTGATGCCGGCCGAGAACAAGGCTAATTACCTGGGATGGTTGAAAGGCCAGCTGGCCTTTGTCAACTTCGCCGAATACGTTTTTACCTCGGCCCTGAACAACGAAGGCGTGTTCAACCTGCTGCAGAAGATACTGAACGCCTATCATCACTGGAACAAGGTCTTTGAACCCGCGGTGGTGGTCCAAGCCTTTGAAGAGACCATCAAAAAACTGCACCCGCCGGCCGTGCGGGGCAAGGAGATCACCCTGTACTCCATCAGGCAGGAGGGCCAGGCCCCGCCCCGGTTTGCGATCGAGTGCAACATGCCGCATCTGATCCCCACCAATTATTTCAGATACCTCCAAAGCAGCCTGCACACCAGGCTGGCCATCACCGGCACGCCCATCAGGCTGATGTTCCAAAAGTCCAAGGCGCCTTCGGGCTGGAAGAAGCGGCAGATGGTGGACTTCGGGAAACGGCCCAAGTTCCGGGCGGAGACGGAGGAGAACAAGGAGAGGTAAACCATTTTTCATTTTTAATAAGGAAACCAGGAATATCTCGAAAATTGGTAGCACGATTTGTAAATTTGTAGCACGAATAAATCAGCAAAGCAAATAAGTCATGTTATACCGAATACTATTCATCATAGGCGCTTACCTGGCCGGAGGAATACCCTTCGGTTACCTGGCCGGGAAAATACTAAAGGGCATCGACATCCGGGAGCACGGCAGCAAGAACGTGGGCGCCACCAATGTCATCAGAGTCATAGGCAAAGGCCCGGGCATAGCGGTTTACCTGCTGGATGCCATAAAAGGCCTGCTTCCTGTTCTTTTGGCCAAACTGCTCTGGCCGGCCGAACTGCCCCAGCAGCAATGGTTCCACATTGCCGCCGCCCTGGCCGCCATCCTGGGGCATGTCTTCGCTCCGTATCTGAAATTCAAAGGCGGCAAGGGCGTGGCCCCGGCCTCCGGGGCCATGCTGGGGCTGGCGCCGCTGCCGCTGCTGGTCTCCCTGCTGGTCTTTGTCCTGGTCTTCGGCGCCACCCGCTATGTTTCGCTGGGCTCCATCTGTGCCTCGATCGTCTTTCCCATCGCGGTGGCCGTCCAGCAAATATTAGAAAATAAAAACCCACTAGTGCCGATGCTGGCGGTGGGCTGGATCTTAGTGCTGCTGATATTAGTGACCCACAAGGCCAACATCGTGCGGCTGCTGCAGGGCAAGGAGAACAGAATCTCCTTTAAAAAGAAACCAACGGGTAATGAAAACACTAAATTCTAATTACGAATTTCTAAACAATTTCAAAATACAAAATTCTAAATGCAAAACGGCTCAAAGTATTTAGCTATTGGATATTGGTATTTGTCCCGCAATATCGGGATCCCGCCAAAGGCGGTGATTTAGTGTTTAGGATTTCGTATTTGGATATTTTACTTATATGCTGACCAAGAGTAAGAATATTTGCGTACTGGGC
The window above is part of the candidate division TA06 bacterium genome. Proteins encoded here:
- a CDS encoding YdcF family protein, whose protein sequence is MHWILFLSKKILSYLLNPLTIILILLAFSAFLLWQKKHKKAGLYLLLLGLVAFIFASYGFIGNSLLKGLENRYPPLLDVSQATRAKWVVVLGASMTSDPKIPLTSQLSEGSVIRAIEGIRIWRQMKGSRLIFSGGAVFHAQSEAYGMARLARQLGVPDSGLLREDKSLDTDDQARLIKEIVKGDTIILVTSAAHMLRSVSLFKKQGVALIPAPTHFLIKDAPKFKPNRLFPNSGNIQAAETLFHEYLGLAWSKLRGRI
- a CDS encoding DedA family protein, which encodes MILRLIDIFIHLDKYLTVIIQNYGTWTYLMLFAVIFCETGLVVLPFLPGDSLIFAAGTLAALGALDIKWLIILMCLAAVAGDTVNYWIGYWVGPKIFQKENVKFLNKKHLMEAHAFYEKYGGITIILARFMPFIRTFAPFVAGIGTMSYWRFMSYNVVGGIAWINIFGWMGYYFGNLPYLKKNFSLVIIAIVVISVMPAVIEYFRRGQKTKNNKTDL
- the der gene encoding ribosome biogenesis GTPase Der, with the translated sequence MNYPIVAIIGRPNVGKSTLFNRILKSKAAIVDDMPGVTRDRNYAIADWNGKYFYLIDTGGLVPNTRDRMEISIKHQVETAVEEADLLLFLVDRKTGLTDADTQIAKMVRRQKKPFILAVNKVDKLKDEAESYEFMKLGLGDPILIAAGPGLSIGDLLDEVVKNLPERSEPVLDNRAIKMAVVGKPNVGKSSLVNAIVGRERVIVDEVPGTTRDSIDTIFNWNGQEFVLIDTAGLRRKTSAHEDVEFYTRLRTERAVERCQVGVLVLDGSQGLSHLDTTLVAMLEDSNKALVVVINKWDLMPAENKANYLGWLKGQLAFVNFAEYVFTSALNNEGVFNLLQKILNAYHHWNKVFEPAVVVQAFEETIKKLHPPAVRGKEITLYSIRQEGQAPPRFAIECNMPHLIPTNYFRYLQSSLHTRLAITGTPIRLMFQKSKAPSGWKKRQMVDFGKRPKFRAETEENKER
- the plsY gene encoding glycerol-3-phosphate 1-O-acyltransferase PlsY, with translation MLYRILFIIGAYLAGGIPFGYLAGKILKGIDIREHGSKNVGATNVIRVIGKGPGIAVYLLDAIKGLLPVLLAKLLWPAELPQQQWFHIAAALAAILGHVFAPYLKFKGGKGVAPASGAMLGLAPLPLLVSLLVFVLVFGATRYVSLGSICASIVFPIAVAVQQILENKNPLVPMLAVGWILVLLILVTHKANIVRLLQGKENRISFKKKPTGNENTKF